A genomic window from Sphingobacterium sp. BN32 includes:
- a CDS encoding energy transducer TonB encodes MIGSKLDLFKKEWLDVVFENRNKEYGAYALRKYAPVATNIALFSVSAVVLLFVAVKAFDIKIFPEKQVEEAPVVTEVTLEDLEIPEPEEEEEPIPEEETPPQRIAEEPPAEDLIRFPEPKVVDARQVKEEVVSQEEIKEKNATPARITLKGTPGAAGVPTGEFGPKKVEGAITGSTKGVEGGDANKVYDFEAIEVQPEYPGGVNAFRTWVQNNYSYPQAAIDAGVKGTVEASFVIDKSGNVTDIKINRDLSYGTGQALINTLKKSKKWSPGIQNGRPVPVRYSIPLRLDLSQM; translated from the coding sequence ATGATAGGTTCAAAACTAGATTTATTTAAGAAAGAATGGCTTGACGTCGTTTTCGAGAATAGAAATAAAGAGTATGGAGCTTATGCATTACGTAAGTATGCACCGGTTGCAACAAATATCGCTTTATTCTCTGTATCGGCAGTTGTTCTTTTATTCGTAGCCGTAAAGGCTTTCGATATCAAGATTTTTCCTGAGAAACAAGTTGAGGAAGCTCCTGTAGTTACTGAGGTAACCTTGGAGGACTTAGAGATTCCTGAGCCTGAGGAAGAGGAAGAGCCAATTCCTGAAGAAGAAACACCTCCTCAACGTATTGCTGAAGAGCCACCGGCGGAAGACTTAATCCGTTTCCCAGAGCCGAAGGTTGTTGATGCGAGACAAGTAAAAGAGGAAGTTGTATCTCAGGAAGAGATCAAAGAGAAAAACGCTACTCCTGCGCGTATCACATTGAAAGGTACACCTGGCGCTGCTGGGGTTCCTACAGGTGAGTTCGGCCCGAAAAAAGTGGAAGGTGCGATTACAGGTAGTACAAAAGGTGTAGAAGGTGGTGATGCTAATAAAGTATATGATTTCGAAGCCATCGAAGTACAACCAGAATATCCAGGAGGTGTTAATGCCTTCCGTACATGGGTACAAAACAATTACTCTTATCCACAAGCGGCGATTGATGCTGGGGTAAAAGGAACAGTTGAAGCATCCTTTGTAATCGATAAGTCTGGAAATGTAACAGACATCAAAATTAACAGAGATTTATCTTACGGTACTGGTCAAGCATTGATCAATACGCTTAAGAAATCTAAAAAATGGAGCCCAGGTATTCAGAACGGTCGTCCAGTTCCTGTACGCTATTCTATTCCTTTGCGCTTAGACTTGTCACAAATGTAA
- a CDS encoding biopolymer transporter ExbD translates to MAELNQDSGGGKKGGKVRSKKNGGRVDLTAMVDLAFLLITFFMLTTSLNKPQAMDVAMPDKNKDWNEKQPEIDIADNRSITLLLGSDNKIAWYYGQLEKPITPPTVVDYSKEGIRKILLEKKAQVPKVAQGKDLIVVIRPSDQSVQRNLVDILDEMKITDIKRYMISKIKPEEVEVLKSNGIYND, encoded by the coding sequence ATGGCAGAATTAAATCAAGACTCCGGTGGTGGCAAAAAAGGTGGTAAGGTAAGGTCGAAGAAAAACGGAGGCCGTGTAGATTTAACCGCGATGGTGGATCTAGCGTTCCTTCTAATTACCTTCTTCATGCTTACAACATCTTTGAATAAGCCACAAGCAATGGACGTTGCGATGCCTGATAAGAACAAAGACTGGAACGAAAAACAGCCAGAGATTGATATCGCGGATAACCGTTCAATCACTTTGCTATTAGGCTCAGATAACAAAATTGCCTGGTATTATGGTCAATTGGAAAAACCGATTACCCCTCCAACTGTAGTTGATTACAGTAAAGAAGGAATTCGTAAAATTCTTTTAGAGAAGAAAGCACAAGTTCCAAAGGTAGCGCAGGGTAAGGACTTAATCGTCGTTATTCGTCCAAGTGATCAATCAGTTCAACGTAATCTCGTTGATATATTAGATGAAATGAAAATCACGGATATTAAACGTTATATGATTTCTAAAATCAAGCCTGAGGAGGTTGAAGTTTTAAAATCTAATGGAATCTATAACGACTAA
- a CDS encoding biopolymer transporter ExbD, whose protein sequence is MGKAKVKRASTTIDMTAMCDVSFLLLTFFVLTATARQPEVMPVDTPASTTLDKLPDDNLSVITVGNKGKVFFGVKNPEVRKITLKNMSAKYGIGFSDEDYEKFKGLDEFGVPIKNLRALLSLENDKRTEDIQPGIPVDSTEANSNELYQWVQQARLATVEFNRDQETKVKNWTDPGPMKVAIKADAEEKYSIMNLIIETLRNQKQNKFSFVTGLRQEN, encoded by the coding sequence ATGGGAAAAGCAAAAGTAAAAAGAGCCAGTACCACCATCGACATGACGGCGATGTGTGACGTGTCTTTCTTACTTCTTACTTTCTTCGTATTGACTGCAACTGCGCGTCAGCCAGAAGTAATGCCAGTAGATACGCCTGCGTCGACTACACTGGACAAGTTACCAGATGATAACTTATCAGTAATTACAGTGGGTAACAAAGGAAAAGTGTTCTTTGGGGTGAAAAACCCAGAAGTTAGAAAAATAACTTTAAAGAACATGTCTGCAAAATACGGCATCGGATTCTCGGACGAAGATTATGAGAAGTTTAAAGGATTAGACGAGTTCGGTGTTCCTATCAAGAATTTGCGTGCCCTACTTTCGCTAGAGAATGATAAACGTACGGAAGATATCCAACCAGGTATTCCTGTGGATAGTACGGAAGCGAATTCAAACGAGTTGTACCAATGGGTACAGCAAGCTCGTCTAGCTACGGTAGAATTTAATCGTGACCAAGAGACTAAAGTTAAAAACTGGACGGATCCGGGACCGATGAAAGTGGCAATCAAAGCAGACGCTGAGGAGAAATATTCAATAATGAATTTGATCATTGAAACCCTGAGAAATCAAAAGCAGAACAAATTTAGTTTTGTTACCGGTTTACGTCAGGAAAATTAA
- a CDS encoding MotA/TolQ/ExbB proton channel family protein, with amino-acid sequence MANAPKTTTAPAKQDSGNAGNLFASLAIIICLIIGFLVYKFVMGDPNNFIDNNPENQPKPGNYFGMVYHAGYVVPVLLGLFLMVWVFSIERFIVIGKASGTGNVGNFVRKVQGLLRAGNIDTAIQECDKQKGSVANVIKAGLLKYKDVEAHPGLDTEKSVLAIQKEIEEATTLEMPMLEKNLTVIATLVSIGTLTGLLGTVTGMIKAFSALATGGAPDSAKLANGISEALINTATGIGTSTIAIIFYNILTSKIDTLTYSIDEAGFSIVQTYAANHK; translated from the coding sequence ATGGCAAACGCACCAAAAACTACAACAGCCCCAGCTAAACAAGACAGTGGCAATGCGGGTAATTTATTTGCGAGTTTAGCAATTATCATTTGTTTAATCATTGGTTTCTTGGTTTACAAGTTTGTAATGGGTGATCCTAACAACTTTATCGACAACAACCCAGAGAACCAACCAAAACCAGGTAACTATTTCGGGATGGTTTACCACGCTGGATACGTAGTACCAGTTCTTCTTGGATTATTCTTAATGGTATGGGTTTTTTCAATCGAGCGCTTCATCGTTATCGGTAAAGCTTCTGGAACTGGAAATGTAGGAAACTTTGTAAGAAAAGTACAAGGTTTATTAAGAGCTGGTAACATTGATACCGCTATTCAAGAGTGTGACAAACAAAAAGGTTCTGTTGCAAACGTAATCAAAGCTGGTTTATTAAAATACAAAGATGTTGAAGCACATCCAGGATTAGACACTGAGAAATCAGTATTAGCTATCCAAAAAGAGATTGAAGAGGCTACAACATTAGAGATGCCAATGTTAGAGAAAAACTTGACAGTTATCGCAACATTAGTATCTATCGGTACCTTAACAGGTCTATTAGGAACAGTAACAGGTATGATCAAGGCCTTCTCGGCATTGGCAACAGGTGGTGCTCCAGATTCAGCTAAATTAGCAAACGGTATCTCTGAGGCCCTAATCAATACGGCTACAGGTATCGGTACATCAACTATCGCTATTATTTTCTACAACATCTTAACTTCTAAGATCGATACATTAACTTACTCTATCGACGAGGCTGGTTTCTCAATCGTACAAACATACGCTGCGAACCACAAATAA
- a CDS encoding translation initiation factor, producing the protein MSKQKKQRFEGIVYSTSDDFSYVESDNQEEAETLPNSKQKLKVGLDRKARKGKVVTLITGFIGSQDDLDVLARVLKQKCGVGGSAKDGEILIQGEFKDKIIQYLQSEGYQVKGFGG; encoded by the coding sequence ATGAGCAAGCAGAAAAAGCAACGTTTTGAAGGAATTGTGTATTCGACGTCGGACGATTTCTCGTATGTAGAGTCGGATAATCAGGAGGAGGCAGAAACTTTGCCCAATTCGAAGCAGAAGTTGAAAGTGGGTTTGGACCGGAAGGCAAGAAAGGGAAAGGTGGTCACTTTAATCACGGGGTTTATTGGTTCGCAGGATGATTTAGACGTTTTAGCGAGGGTTTTGAAGCAGAAATGCGGTGTTGGTGGGAGTGCTAAGGATGGCGAGATATTGATACAAGGTGAGTTTAAGGACAAAATAATCCAATATTTGCAGTCGGAGGGATATCAAGTCAAGGGATTTGGTGGTTAA
- a CDS encoding diacylglycerol kinase family protein: protein MTKKRILFVVNPISGGKKKTAFNKQVLEVLDLTRFEPTFKTTNHVNHAYELATQAIEEKYDAVIAVGGDGTINEIGSALAGTDTPLGIIPEGSGNGLALYLGIPMNESAALRRLNRFDSVAVDCAKVGEDRFFNIAGLGFDASVSDKFANETFRGPVGYLRTAINVLSKYKPKKYKLTIDGEEYEREAFMISVANSPQYGNNAYIAPNASITDGLLDVCIVHKFPLYTLPMMIFHLFNKTADQSEYVEIIPGKHIVIEQEGKDPVHLDGEPKELGQRIEIEVMERALNIIC from the coding sequence ATGACAAAAAAACGCATTCTGTTTGTAGTGAACCCAATATCAGGAGGTAAGAAGAAAACAGCGTTCAATAAACAGGTTTTAGAGGTGCTGGATCTCACTCGATTCGAGCCTACTTTTAAGACGACGAATCATGTAAATCACGCCTATGAACTAGCAACTCAAGCAATAGAAGAAAAGTATGATGCGGTGATTGCGGTGGGCGGAGACGGAACGATCAACGAGATCGGTTCTGCATTGGCGGGTACCGATACGCCATTGGGCATCATTCCGGAGGGTTCTGGTAATGGCTTGGCCTTGTATTTAGGTATTCCTATGAATGAATCTGCGGCATTACGTCGATTAAATCGCTTTGATTCGGTTGCGGTTGATTGTGCTAAGGTGGGGGAGGATCGTTTTTTTAACATTGCGGGTTTAGGCTTCGATGCTTCCGTAAGTGATAAATTTGCGAATGAGACCTTTCGAGGGCCAGTAGGCTATCTACGGACGGCAATCAATGTATTGAGCAAGTATAAACCAAAGAAATATAAATTGACAATCGATGGGGAAGAATATGAGCGAGAAGCTTTCATGATTTCCGTTGCTAACTCTCCGCAGTATGGCAATAATGCCTACATTGCTCCGAATGCGTCGATTACGGATGGTTTATTGGATGTATGTATTGTCCATAAGTTTCCGCTTTACACCTTACCGATGATGATTTTTCATCTTTTTAATAAGACGGCGGATCAGTCCGAATATGTCGAGATCATCCCGGGAAAACATATCGTTATTGAGCAAGAGGGGAAAGATCCGGTGCATTTAGATGGTGAACCGAAAGAATTAGGGCAGCGAATTGAAATAGAAGTGATGGAACGCGCGTTAAATATAATATGTTAA
- the metK gene encoding methionine adenosyltransferase: MAYLFTSESVSEGHPDKIADQISDALIDNFLAWDEDSRVAIETLVTTGQVVLAGEVKSKIYLDVQKITRQVIEKIGYTKSEYMFEANSCGVLSAIHEQSADINQGVDRINKQEQGAGDQGIMFGYANNETDNYMPLALDISHRLLYELAALRRENKEITYLRPDAKSQVTLEYDDNHQPIRIDTIVISTQHDDFASEAEMQEKIKTDIVNILIPRVKAQLKPELQALFNAEIKYHINPTGKFVIGGPHGDTGLTGRKIIVDTYGGKGAHGGGAFSGKDPSKVDRSAAYATRHIAKNLVAAGVADEILVQISYAIGVKDPMGIYVNTYGTSKVNKTDGEIAEVIAQLFDMTPYGIETRLGLRNPIYAETAAYGHMGRTPKTVTKTFENSNGESKTMEVELFTWERLDYVDKVKAAFGI; encoded by the coding sequence ATGGCATATTTATTTACTTCCGAATCTGTATCTGAAGGACATCCAGATAAAATCGCAGACCAAATTTCGGACGCTCTAATTGACAACTTCTTAGCATGGGACGAAGATTCTCGTGTCGCAATTGAAACCCTGGTAACTACCGGACAGGTAGTATTAGCTGGTGAGGTAAAATCTAAGATATACTTAGATGTACAAAAGATCACTAGGCAGGTAATTGAGAAAATCGGCTATACCAAGTCGGAATATATGTTCGAGGCAAACTCCTGCGGAGTTCTATCAGCGATTCATGAGCAATCAGCAGATATTAACCAAGGCGTTGATCGAATCAACAAACAAGAGCAAGGCGCAGGCGACCAGGGTATCATGTTCGGTTATGCGAATAATGAAACAGATAACTACATGCCTTTGGCGTTAGATATCTCGCACCGTTTGTTGTATGAGCTTGCAGCACTTCGTCGTGAAAATAAAGAAATCACCTATTTACGCCCTGACGCAAAGTCGCAAGTTACCTTAGAATACGACGACAATCACCAACCTATCCGCATCGACACGATTGTGATCTCGACACAGCATGATGACTTCGCTTCGGAAGCAGAAATGCAGGAAAAAATTAAAACAGATATCGTTAATATTCTGATCCCACGCGTTAAAGCACAATTGAAACCAGAACTTCAAGCTTTATTCAACGCAGAAATAAAATACCATATCAACCCAACTGGAAAATTTGTCATCGGTGGACCTCATGGCGATACAGGCTTGACAGGCAGAAAGATTATCGTTGATACCTATGGTGGTAAAGGTGCGCACGGTGGCGGTGCATTCTCCGGAAAAGATCCTTCAAAAGTTGACCGTTCCGCAGCTTATGCTACCCGTCATATCGCTAAAAACTTAGTGGCTGCCGGTGTTGCAGATGAAATATTGGTGCAGATTTCCTACGCGATCGGCGTAAAAGATCCAATGGGCATTTATGTAAATACCTATGGCACATCCAAAGTCAACAAAACGGATGGCGAAATTGCTGAAGTGATTGCGCAGCTATTCGACATGACTCCATACGGCATTGAAACAAGATTAGGTTTAAGAAATCCGATCTACGCTGAAACAGCTGCTTATGGACATATGGGAAGAACACCAAAAACCGTAACTAAAACGTTCGAAAACTCGAATGGTGAATCAAAAACAATGGAAGTTGAGTTGTTCACTTGGGAGAGATTAGATTATGTTGATAAAGTAAAAGCTGCTTTTGGAATCTAA
- the fabD gene encoding ACP S-malonyltransferase, with product MKTAYIFPGQGAQFVGMGQDLYNLNEETKALFERANDILGFRITDSMFNGTEEDLKQTKVTQPAIFLHSVILAKALGDDFKPAMVAGHSLGEFSALVAAGAITFEDGLRLVAKRANAMQKATEAEPGTMAAILGLEDIIVEEKCAEVDDIVVPANYNCPGQLVISGSVSGVDKACELLLEAGAKRALKLNVGGAFHSPLMELAKKELQDAILDVEIQVPVCPIYQNVDALPYQDPVAIKENLIAQLTGAVRWTQTIQTMLADGAESFVEVGPGTVLQGLVKKVDRQIPTASAKIGE from the coding sequence ATGAAGACAGCTTATATTTTCCCAGGACAGGGAGCTCAGTTTGTTGGCATGGGCCAGGACTTGTACAATTTAAATGAAGAAACGAAGGCCTTGTTCGAAAGAGCTAATGATATTTTAGGTTTCCGCATTACGGATAGCATGTTCAATGGAACAGAAGAAGACCTTAAACAAACGAAAGTAACACAACCTGCTATTTTCTTACATTCGGTTATTTTAGCTAAAGCATTGGGCGACGACTTTAAACCAGCTATGGTTGCAGGACACTCTTTAGGTGAGTTTTCGGCATTGGTTGCTGCTGGTGCAATAACTTTTGAGGATGGTTTGCGTTTGGTTGCAAAGCGCGCTAATGCGATGCAGAAGGCGACGGAGGCTGAGCCAGGAACAATGGCCGCGATTTTAGGATTAGAGGATATTATTGTTGAGGAGAAATGTGCAGAGGTTGACGATATCGTTGTTCCTGCAAACTATAACTGCCCAGGACAATTGGTCATTTCAGGTTCTGTATCCGGTGTTGATAAGGCTTGTGAGTTATTATTGGAGGCTGGAGCGAAACGTGCGCTTAAATTAAACGTAGGTGGAGCATTCCACTCACCTTTAATGGAGCTAGCAAAAAAGGAATTACAGGATGCTATTCTGGACGTGGAGATTCAAGTTCCTGTATGTCCGATCTATCAAAATGTGGATGCACTTCCGTATCAAGATCCAGTAGCTATTAAAGAAAACTTAATCGCGCAATTAACAGGTGCTGTTCGATGGACTCAAACGATACAGACGATGTTGGCCGATGGTGCGGAAAGCTTCGTTGAAGTTGGTCCAGGTACTGTTTTACAAGGCTTAGTAAAGAAAGTAGATCGCCAGATTCCTACAGCTTCAGCAAAGATTGGAGAATAG
- a CDS encoding pitrilysin family protein: MDHKIFQLDNGLRILLHPQASSITHACLIVDVGSRHEQMGKFGTAHFIEHLLFKKTERRSTNQILNRLEAVGGDLNAYTTKEYTCIQASFLNPYLDRALDLFEDIIFHSLFPEDEMEKEKGVILDEMASYLDSPEESIMDDFEDLIFKGSGLGHNILGVEDDLKGIVQDDIKTFIAQHYATSKMVIAIAGDYDEKKVLKLANKLFGQVQVYEWDHAREELSFGKATKVELERPINQVHCVLGSRAYSIYDDRKTGLLLLNSLLGGFGMASILNLNIREKYGIAYTIESNYTLYSDTGLFSIYFGTDEEKAERALKLIHKELNKLKEQPLSASFLERAKTKFKGQIALAEENRMSMIIAEAKNLLDYDRVISLQEVFDKIDAVTVGEIHGISQDLFADDKLSSLTFVPED, encoded by the coding sequence ATGGATCATAAAATTTTCCAGCTTGATAATGGTTTGCGGATATTATTACATCCGCAGGCGTCGTCGATTACGCATGCGTGTTTGATTGTGGATGTGGGGTCGAGGCATGAGCAGATGGGGAAGTTCGGTACAGCACATTTTATTGAACATCTTTTATTTAAGAAAACAGAGCGTCGTTCGACGAACCAGATATTAAATCGATTGGAGGCGGTTGGGGGAGACCTCAATGCCTATACGACCAAAGAATATACCTGTATACAGGCATCCTTTTTAAATCCATATTTGGATAGAGCGCTGGATTTGTTTGAAGATATCATCTTCCACTCGCTTTTTCCGGAGGATGAAATGGAGAAGGAGAAAGGGGTAATCTTGGATGAGATGGCGTCCTACCTGGATAGTCCGGAGGAATCGATTATGGATGATTTCGAAGACCTAATTTTTAAAGGTTCTGGACTAGGCCATAATATCTTGGGCGTAGAAGACGATTTAAAAGGAATTGTACAGGATGACATCAAGACCTTTATCGCCCAGCATTATGCTACCTCAAAAATGGTTATTGCCATTGCGGGGGATTATGATGAAAAGAAGGTATTAAAGTTGGCGAATAAGCTATTTGGGCAGGTGCAGGTATATGAGTGGGATCATGCTAGAGAAGAACTTTCTTTTGGGAAAGCCACAAAAGTGGAGCTGGAAAGACCTATTAATCAAGTGCACTGCGTTCTAGGCAGCAGAGCTTACAGCATATACGATGATCGGAAGACAGGCCTACTTTTATTAAATAGTCTCTTAGGGGGCTTTGGAATGGCTTCCATTCTAAATCTAAATATTCGTGAGAAATACGGTATTGCCTATACCATCGAGTCCAACTATACGCTGTATAGTGATACCGGGTTGTTCAGTATTTATTTCGGCACGGACGAGGAAAAGGCAGAGCGAGCGCTGAAACTGATCCATAAAGAGTTGAATAAGCTGAAAGAGCAACCGCTGAGCGCCAGTTTTCTCGAACGGGCGAAGACAAAATTCAAAGGACAGATCGCATTGGCGGAGGAGAATCGGATGAGCATGATTATTGCCGAGGCCAAAAATCTGTTGGATTACGATCGTGTTATTTCATTACAAGAGGTTTTTGATAAGATTGATGCCGTTACGGTGGGAGAGATCCATGGAATTTCCCAAGACCTATTTGCGGACGATAAATTATCCTCATTGACTTTTGTGCCCGAAGATTAA
- a CDS encoding outer membrane beta-barrel protein has product MDRIVRAFLFVCLLAMGTTGYAQTKRVVQGMLLDTESRPISGASVRLIADADSMGTSSSQAGFYTFENVKAQKFKIRVSSLGFDASEKEVDFPEGQTEVRVPTFMLKVNSNMIEEVVVQGVLTVQVKGDTVEYSTKDLKLREGSVAEDALKKLQGVEVDKDGNVTAQGEQVTKVRINGKDFFGGDVKTATQNLPANIIEKIQVVDDYGDMANITGNKSGDSEKIINIQIDPKYNKGYMTTLRAGYGTEDRYQATGMWMGMTDKSQVSVLGNLNNINAPLFDFNTMGGGARRRMGGGGGRGGGMFGGASGLTNAGSIGVNIRHDFSDKLKVYGSYSYGRDDNDLLTNSLTQYFVENGTQDQYSDSTANNILSSHRFEGNLEWNISDKDYVKITPQFGFNGTDANSSSFGRFFDENGLLDNSDTRTEGSFSDAPRFGISGLYNRKLSDKGRNLFMNFNYDNASTSKDYQGILERLINDPNEQGSTLGEIYERTVQELNNKSWNAGASLSYLEPISQHGKIEISYDFNKNNYDNKQYQDAFDAADNVLPNTAERMLNYHYDQDYSFTTHRFGASYAYENDKIKYSLGAAVQPSKMLGDASSDDASAVIDRTNLNWMPIARFEYKFSRQKNISINYSGQSNEPTLNQILPYAVGNSSTNITYGNPNLNPEFRHRVMMRYRSGDFQKGNTFFAMMNGNLTTDRIVSYVKRQRIENLGMISQTQYLNESDPVYNVSSFYHYGKSLKEKTYNIMLMGGVSYNKNISYISQDLEETTGTKNIANNWVFNQGLMFRYNPSENLEINPGVRYAFNHTRNSMGTNNNNVSTWTPTLIGSVNITPTTIFGADLSKSFNSGYGPLTSANPFIINTYIEQKLLKGQRGTVRLQAFDLLNEQTNLSRTVQESMLLDRQTNRLGRYFMLTFTFKLQKFSGIAPVEDNMGHGGMRRPRM; this is encoded by the coding sequence ATGGATAGAATTGTAAGAGCCTTTTTATTTGTTTGTTTGCTTGCTATGGGCACAACAGGCTATGCACAAACGAAAAGGGTCGTGCAGGGAATGTTGCTCGACACGGAGTCGAGACCTATTTCCGGTGCATCAGTAAGATTAATCGCGGATGCTGATTCGATGGGCACCAGCTCCTCACAGGCGGGGTTTTATACCTTCGAAAATGTGAAAGCGCAAAAATTTAAGATACGCGTAAGCAGCCTTGGATTTGATGCTTCCGAGAAGGAAGTAGACTTTCCAGAGGGACAGACTGAAGTTCGCGTTCCGACCTTCATGTTGAAAGTGAATTCGAACATGATTGAGGAAGTTGTTGTGCAAGGTGTATTGACCGTGCAAGTAAAGGGAGATACAGTAGAGTACTCCACAAAAGACTTAAAACTTCGCGAAGGATCTGTTGCTGAAGATGCTTTGAAGAAATTACAAGGCGTTGAGGTTGATAAGGACGGAAATGTAACGGCTCAGGGCGAGCAGGTGACCAAAGTTCGTATCAATGGAAAGGATTTCTTTGGTGGCGATGTGAAAACTGCAACGCAGAACCTTCCAGCGAATATTATCGAGAAAATCCAAGTGGTAGACGACTATGGTGATATGGCAAATATCACCGGTAATAAATCGGGCGATTCGGAGAAGATCATCAATATTCAAATCGATCCCAAATACAATAAGGGCTATATGACGACGCTTCGTGCAGGTTATGGTACGGAAGATCGTTATCAGGCTACCGGAATGTGGATGGGTATGACTGATAAATCACAGGTTTCTGTTCTAGGAAACTTGAATAACATCAATGCTCCTTTATTTGACTTCAATACTATGGGAGGTGGTGCACGTCGTCGTATGGGCGGTGGTGGCGGCCGCGGAGGCGGTATGTTTGGAGGTGCTTCCGGACTTACGAATGCCGGTTCCATCGGGGTCAACATTCGTCACGACTTCTCGGATAAGTTGAAAGTATATGGTAGCTACTCATACGGTCGCGATGATAATGACCTTTTGACAAACAGCTTGACGCAATATTTTGTAGAAAATGGAACGCAGGATCAATATTCTGATTCTACGGCCAACAACATCCTGTCGAGCCATCGTTTCGAAGGTAATTTGGAATGGAATATCTCCGACAAGGATTATGTGAAGATTACCCCGCAATTTGGATTCAACGGCACGGATGCCAACTCTTCTTCCTTTGGTAGATTTTTCGACGAGAATGGGCTGTTGGATAACTCTGATACGCGCACTGAAGGCTCGTTCAGCGATGCACCGCGCTTTGGTATCAGTGGATTGTACAATCGTAAATTAAGTGATAAAGGGCGCAACTTGTTCATGAACTTTAACTACGATAATGCCTCAACTTCGAAAGACTATCAAGGTATACTTGAGCGTTTAATCAACGATCCGAATGAACAGGGCTCTACACTGGGCGAGATCTATGAGCGCACGGTTCAAGAATTGAATAATAAAAGCTGGAATGCAGGTGCTAGTTTATCCTATCTGGAGCCTATTTCGCAACACGGTAAAATCGAGATTTCGTACGATTTCAACAAGAACAATTACGATAATAAACAATATCAAGATGCTTTTGATGCGGCTGACAATGTATTGCCGAACACTGCGGAACGTATGTTGAACTATCATTACGATCAGGATTATTCCTTCACTACACATCGTTTTGGTGCAAGCTACGCCTACGAGAATGATAAGATCAAATATTCCTTAGGTGCTGCAGTACAGCCATCCAAAATGTTGGGAGATGCTTCCAGCGATGATGCTAGCGCAGTGATCGATCGTACAAATTTAAACTGGATGCCAATTGCGAGATTTGAGTACAAGTTCTCTCGTCAGAAGAACATCAGCATCAATTATTCAGGACAATCGAATGAGCCTACGTTAAACCAGATTCTTCCTTATGCGGTTGGAAATAGCTCAACGAATATTACCTATGGTAACCCGAACTTGAATCCGGAGTTCAGACATCGCGTGATGATGAGATACCGTTCAGGGGACTTCCAAAAGGGTAATACCTTCTTTGCAATGATGAATGGTAACTTGACGACCGATCGTATTGTTTCTTATGTGAAAAGACAGAGAATTGAAAATTTGGGTATGATTTCTCAGACGCAGTATTTGAATGAGTCGGATCCTGTGTACAATGTGAGTTCATTCTACCATTATGGAAAATCGCTGAAAGAGAAAACCTACAACATCATGTTGATGGGGGGGGTTTCATACAATAAGAACATCTCATATATATCTCAGGACCTAGAAGAAACGACAGGGACGAAGAATATTGCCAATAACTGGGTATTTAACCAAGGTTTGATGTTCCGTTATAACCCTTCTGAGAATTTAGAGATCAACCCGGGCGTTCGTTATGCCTTCAACCATACTAGAAATAGCATGGGTACCAACAACAATAACGTATCTACCTGGACGCCTACGCTAATCGGATCGGTAAATATTACGCCGACAACGATTTTTGGTGCCGACTTGTCGAAGTCGTTCAACTCAGGCTACGGTCCATTAACAAGTGCCAATCCGTTCATCATCAATACTTATATCGAACAGAAGCTATTGAAAGGGCAACGTGGAACGGTACGCCTACAGGCATTTGACTTATTGAATGAGCAAACGAACCTATCCAGAACTGTTCAGGAGAGCATGTTATTGGATAGACAGACGAACCGCTTAGGTCGCTACTTTATGCTGACCTTCACCTTTAAACTACAGAAATTCTCTGGTATAGCACCAGTCGAGGACAATATGGGCCACGGCGGTATGCGTAGACCAAGAATGTAA